Proteins co-encoded in one Setaria viridis chromosome 9, Setaria_viridis_v4.0, whole genome shotgun sequence genomic window:
- the LOC117841089 gene encoding uncharacterized protein isoform X2, with protein MNVALRIVERCPWHKTESFLPSSSSPSPALPKSPPTPRFLSCGDGWVSAAVLRQAFAGDEHPPRNTSSCLVIMDPKHSAEVSKHLDKQNQALMGTYRAMSHELHKLQVEEETIMRKLYELMSAEGLLPKRKKEKQQEEKDVESTLENKEWEP; from the exons ATGAATGTAGCACTCCGTATAGTTGAACGGTGTCCCTGGCACAAGACCGAATCGTTCTTACCgtcctcttcttcgccgtcgccggcacTGCCGAAATCTCCACCGACTCCTCGTTTCCTTTCTTGCGGCGACGGCTGGGTGAGCGCCGCCGTCCTTCGCCAGGCCTTCGCTGGCGACGAGCATCCACCAA GaaacacatcaagttgtttggTGATAATGGACCCAAAGCATTCAGCTGAAGTGTCCAA GCATTTGGACAAGCAAAATCAAGCACTAATGGGCACATACCGAGCAATGTCCCATGAGCTGCATAAACTTCAG GTAGAAGAAGAAACAATCATGCGTAAGTTGTATGAACTGATGTCTGCAGAAGGGCTTCTTCCAAAG CgcaagaaagaaaagcaacagGAGGAAAAGGATGTGGAATCAACCCTGGAGAACAAAGAATGGGAACCATAA
- the LOC117841089 gene encoding uncharacterized protein isoform X1: MNVALRIVERCPWHKTESFLPSSSSPSPALPKSPPTPRFLSCGDGWVSAAVLRQAFAGDEHPPRNTSSCLVIMDPKHSAEVSKHLDKQNQALMGTYRAMSHELHKLQVEEETIMRKLYELMSAEGLLPKIKLLLMLMLLIARKKSNRRKRMWNQPWRTKNGNHKAH, from the exons ATGAATGTAGCACTCCGTATAGTTGAACGGTGTCCCTGGCACAAGACCGAATCGTTCTTACCgtcctcttcttcgccgtcgccggcacTGCCGAAATCTCCACCGACTCCTCGTTTCCTTTCTTGCGGCGACGGCTGGGTGAGCGCCGCCGTCCTTCGCCAGGCCTTCGCTGGCGACGAGCATCCACCAA GaaacacatcaagttgtttggTGATAATGGACCCAAAGCATTCAGCTGAAGTGTCCAA GCATTTGGACAAGCAAAATCAAGCACTAATGGGCACATACCGAGCAATGTCCCATGAGCTGCATAAACTTCAG GTAGAAGAAGAAACAATCATGCGTAAGTTGTATGAACTGATGTCTGCAGAAGGGCTTCTTCCAAAG ATCAAGTTGCTTCTCATGTTGATGCTGCTTAT CgcaagaaagaaaagcaacagGAGGAAAAGGATGTGGAATCAACCCTGGAGAACAAAGAATGGGAACCATAAAGCTCATTAA
- the LOC117841089 gene encoding uncharacterized protein isoform X3, translating to MNVALRIVERCPWHKTESFLPSSSSPSPALPKSPPTPRFLSCGDGWVSAAVLRQAFAGDEHPPRNTSSCLVIMDPKHSAEVSKHLDKQNQALMGTYRAMSHELHKLQVEEETIMRKLYELMSAEGLLPKERTLIDVLCRSSCFSC from the exons ATGAATGTAGCACTCCGTATAGTTGAACGGTGTCCCTGGCACAAGACCGAATCGTTCTTACCgtcctcttcttcgccgtcgccggcacTGCCGAAATCTCCACCGACTCCTCGTTTCCTTTCTTGCGGCGACGGCTGGGTGAGCGCCGCCGTCCTTCGCCAGGCCTTCGCTGGCGACGAGCATCCACCAA GaaacacatcaagttgtttggTGATAATGGACCCAAAGCATTCAGCTGAAGTGTCCAA GCATTTGGACAAGCAAAATCAAGCACTAATGGGCACATACCGAGCAATGTCCCATGAGCTGCATAAACTTCAG GTAGAAGAAGAAACAATCATGCGTAAGTTGTATGAACTGATGTCTGCAGAAGGGCTTCTTCCAAAG GAAAGAACTCTAATTGATGTTTTGTGTAGATCAAGTTGCTTCTCATGTTGA
- the LOC117839781 gene encoding uncharacterized protein, whose amino-acid sequence MESSEASWHSFDPSVAVEDSEAMAQLLGVQYFGNEHKQPAPTTAMYWPGCQEADQYYGSAAPYYMHQPSTGAGCYDGHAGYYGSGTVTMTGDFFVPDEQVADPSFMLDLNLDFEDQDGGDVPAACKRKLLQDHKDESATCTVPNKKPRSTAMPVQKKGKNAQSKKAQKKGACSRGNQEESNGDGNVQCSGNYLSDDDSLEMTACSNVSSASRKSSSGGGKARAGRGAATDPQSLYARKRRERINERLKILQNLIPNGTKANISTMLEEAVQYVKFLQLQIKLLSSDDMWMFAPIAYNGVNVGLDLKISPPQQ is encoded by the exons ATGGAGTCCTCCGAGGCGAGCTGGCACTCCTTCGACCCGTCAGTCGCCGTGGAGGACTCCGAGGCGATGGCCCAGCTGCTCGGGGTCCAGTACTTCGGCAACGAGCACAAGcagccggcgccgacgacggccaTGTACTGGCCTGGTTGCCAAGAAGCCGACCAGTACTACGGCTCGGCGGCGCCGTACTACATGCACCAGCCCAGCACGGGTGCAGGCTGCTACGACGGCCATGCTGGTTACTACGGCAGCGGCACGGTCACGATGACCGGCGACTTCTTCGTGCCGGACGAGCAGGTGGCGGACCCGAGCTTCATGCTTGATCTGAACCTCGACTTCGAGgaccaggacggcggcgatgtGCCGGCGGCGTGCAAGAGGAAGCTGCTGCAGGATCACAAGGACGAGAGCGCCACGTGCACCGTCCCAAATAAGAAACCGCGCTCCACGGCAATGCCG GTGCAGAAGAAGGGCAAGAACGCGCAGTCCAAGAAGGCGCAGAAGAAGGGCGCGTGCAGCCGAGGCAACCAGGAGGAGAGCAACGGCGACGGCAACGTGCAGTGCTCGGGCAACTACCTGTCCGACGACGACTCGCTGGAGATGACGGCGTGCAGCAACGTGAGCTCGGCGTCCAGGAAGTCGTCGTCGGGAGGTGGGAAGGCGAGGGCCGGACGTGGGGCGGCCACCGATCCGCAAAGCCTCTATGCCAGG AAAAGGAGAGAGCGGATCAATGAGCGGCTAAAGATACTGCAGAATCTCATTCCCAATGGAACCAAGGCAA ACATCAGCACGATGCTCGAAGAAGCAGTTCAATACGTCAAGTTCTTGCAGCTCCAGATCAAG CTGTTGAGCTCGGACGATATGTGGATGTTCGCGCCGATCGCGTACAACGGGGTCAACGTCGGCCTCGATCTCAAGATCTCGCCGCCGCAACAATGA
- the LOC117836471 gene encoding FBD-associated F-box protein At3g49020 → MESSDVQNHDEDRISKLPDDILLAILEKVSISTVIKTSILSTRWGHLPLLLSHLCLEAEHFMPQNSTTVVDYKLVREAMEALIKFMSSFLASPKRESNIRTLSLRVGLVTNLLLDIGKLVCNAIDSGKLKNLELEIPTVKCSRYSDEKDMQEHAQSLMFFFDSSPRLFGCLTKLFLYNASFTEPDMHRLLLSCEQLQNLILHDCDIGFLSVLKMDLPNSKLRALELCSCSFERVQLIRLPKLVQLQCKHWDSYTFPVSFSFVPCLEEVKLICTALSHHARFKITELLGDTTNVQALTLNFHGEKIWIAPEGKELQNSFKTLRKLFLHGIYVEFDLLWTLVLLESAPSVQIFGIKIWNHICGKDTQRREICSERTIGSWSTTKLGGSTSFLQLKRLEFGGFQQVKQHLDLIRTVIKRAPNLETLLLEDKKYCQKCEAVTNSVCSSKTSMFRKNEEDILVKQFGTGDVSRPIQIIFRPLQC, encoded by the exons ATGGAGTCCAGTGATGTCCAAAACCAT GATGAAGACAGGATCAGCAAATTACCAGATGATATCTTACTCGCAATCTTGGAGAAAGTTAGCATAAGTACAGTCATAAAGACCAGCATCCTGTCGACACGGTGGGGGCACCTTCCTTTGTTGCTCTCTCATCTCTGCTTAGAAGCAGAGCATTTCATGCCCCAGAATTCCACCACAGTGGTCGATTACAAATTGGTACGTGAAGCAATGGAAGCTCTAATTAAATTCATGAGCAGCTTCTTGGCTTCGCCCAAGAGAGAAAGCAACATCAGGACATTGAGCCTTAGGGTCGGCTTGGTCACCAATCTCTTGTTGGACATTGGCAAACTAGTTTGCAATGCTATCGACAGTGGTAAACTGAAGAACTTGGAGCTTGAGATTCCAACTGTAAAGTGCAGTCGTTATTCTGATGAAAAGGATATGCAGGAGCATGCACAGAGCCTGATGTTCTTTTTCGACTCATCTCCTCGCCTTTTTGGTTGCCTAACAAAACTCTTTTTGTATAATGCGAGTTTCACAGAACCAGACATGCACCGCCTTTTACTTAGCTGTGAGCAACTACAAAATCTTATTCTCCATGATTGTGATATTGGGTTCTTATCAGTACTGAAGATGGATCTACCGAACTCAAAACTGCGTGCACTCGAACTTTGTTCATGCAGTTTTGAGAGGGTTCAGTTAATCCGCCTTCCAAAATTAGTGCAGCTACAGTGTAAACATTGGGATTCGTATACTTTTCCTGTTTCTTTCAGTTTTGTTCCTTGCCTTGAGGAAGTAAAACTTATTTGTACTGCATTAAGTCATCACGCAAGATTCAAGATAACTGAACTTCTAGGTGATACGACAAATGTGCAGGCTCTTACTTTGAATTTCCACGGAGAAAAG ATTTGGATTGCACCAGAAGGAAAAGAACTTCAAAATTCCTTCAAGACACTAAGGAAGCTATTCCTACATGGGATCTATGTGGAATTTGATCTTCTATGGACACTGGTCCTACTTGAGTCTGCACCTTCTGTCCAAATATTCGGTATCAAG ATATGGAACCATATTTGTGGAAAGGACACACAGAGGAGAGAAATATGTTCTGAAAGAACAATTGGTTCTTGGAGCACTACAAAGCTTGGTGGCTCGACATCTTTCTTGCAATTAAAAAGGCTTGAATTTGGTGGATTCCAGCAAGTAAAGCAGCATTTGGATCTTATTAGAACTGTCATCAAGCGGGCTCCCAACTTGGAGACTCTTCTTTTAGAAGACAAAAAATACTGCCAAAAATGTGAAGCAGTTACTAACTCAGTCTGTTCTTCAAAGACATCAATGTTCCGAAAGAATGAGGAAGACATACTGGTCAAGCAATTTGGAACCGGTGACGTTAGCCGCCCCATACAAATAATTTTCCGCCCACTTCAATGCTGA
- the LOC117835629 gene encoding formin-like protein 8, which produces MPPATTVRLLLAFSALLLCCGFTTAAAASSVDVDGGVARRVLHQPLFPIEWTPPPSPPPPPAPDFTSDPATPDGPPGDFFPPAPPTAPAAGGGGTATTSTPTTVAANVPTTPAGDGGHHGGPAKASIVAAGAAAAAAVALLAFACAFLITSRARRRGDSQKLLGPDRGSARHHAAPSAAEFLYVGTVEPTTPGRHHGPTAADLIGSPYRKLRSERARRGLGRDEPTDHPSPELRPLPPLRRAATMGSSDEDAYYTPRQRSGGSGGGGGACGETWSEASASSPPTTTTASRRSLPSFTSDCFPPVAAIAAPTPPPARSRRTPPRTRFSAGSTPDIKQVISPSPRSVQSSKPTQPPPPPPPPPPPPPPPPPPPKPNTASKPPPPPPPPKPPSSTIPRPAEPPSGPTSRRRLLKPLPPEGPRIAMPMPITEATSVDNNGSTSMRKGDDAVDGLVGNGEPRPKLKPLHWDKVRATSDRAMVWDQLKSSSFQLDEDMIEALFMNNSTPAVPSRDAGRKATVPPLRQEDRVLDPKKAQNIAILLRALNVTREEVSDALLDGNAECLGTELLETLVKMAPTKEEELKLRDYNGDLSKLGSAERFLKAVLDIPFAFKRVDAMLYRANFETEINYLRKSFETLEAACEDLRGSRLFLKLLEAVLRTGNRMNVGTNRGEAKAFKLDTLLKLADVKGTDGKTTLLHFVVQEIIRSEDAKSEKESAIVIHSSKDEQLRRQGLKLVSGLSSELGNVKKAAMMDFDVLHGYVNKLETGLEKIKSVLQLEGQCTQGQKFFTTMQSFLKEADKEIEQVRGEEKRALVRVKDITEYFHGDTAKEEAHPLRIFMVVRDFLSTLDHVCKEVGRMQQDRTVIGSARSFRISATTSLPVLSLYGQRRENNSDDDSSSS; this is translated from the exons ATGCCTCCCGCCACCACCGTCAGGCTGCTACTAGCCTTCTCCGCGCTGCTACTGTGCTGCGGTTTCActacggcggccgcggcgtcgtccGTCGATGTCGATGGCGGTGTTGCCAGGCGGGTGCTGCACCAGCCATTGTTCCCCATCGAGtggaccccgccgccgtcgccaccgcctccgcctgctccggACTTCACTTCCGACCCGGCGACGCCTGACGGGCCTCCCGGCGACTTCTTCCCTCCGGCGCCACCGACGGCGCCTgctgccggcggtggtggtACGGCGACGACGTCCACGCCGACCACTGTCGCGGCAAACGtcccgaccactccggctggtGATGGCGGCCACCACGGCGGCCCTGCGAAGGCGAGCATCgtcgcggcgggggcggccgcggccgccgcggtcgcGCTGCTGGCCTTCGCGTGCGCGTTCCTCATCAccagccgcgcgcgccgccgcggtgaCTCGCAGAAGCTGCTCGGCCCCGACCGCGGGTCCGcgcgccaccacgccgcgccctCGGCCGCCGAGTTCCTCTACGTCGGCACGGTGGAGCCCACTACGCCCGGCCGCCACCACGGGCCCACCGCCGCCGATCTCATCGGCTCCCCGTACCGCAAGCTGCGcagcgagcgcgcgcgccgcgggctGGGCCGCGACGAGCCCACCGACCACCCGAGCCCGGAGCTCCGGCCTCTCCCGCCGCTGCGACGCGCGGCCACGATGGGCTCCTCCGACGAGGACGCCTACTACACGCCGCGCCAGCGCTCCgggggctccggcggcggcggcggggcttgcgGCGAAACGTGGAGCGAGGCCAGTGCGTCCAgcccgcccaccaccaccaccgcgtccCGCCGAAGCCTCCCCAGTTTCACCAGCGACTGCTTCCCGCCGGTCGCGGCCATTGCTGCGCCGACACCGCCCCCCGCGCGCTCCCGTCGCACGCCCCCGCGCACGCGCTTCTCCGCCGGCTCGACACCCGACATCAAACAGGTGATCTCGCCGTCCCCGCGGTCGGTGCAATCCTCCAAACCAacacagccgccgccgccgccaccaccacctccacccccacctcctcctccaccgccgccgccgaaaccCAACACTGCTTCTaaacctcctcctccgccgccgccaccgaagcCTCCGTCTAGTACAATCCCAAGGCCCGCGGAGCCGCCGTCCGGGCCGACGTCGCGGCGCCGGTTGCTCAAGCCGTTGCCTCCGGAGGGGCCCCGCATTGCCATGCCGATGCCGATCACGGAGGCAACGTCAGTGGACAACAACGGGAGCACGTCAATGCGTAAAGGGGACGACGCGGTAGACGGTCTCGTTGGCAACGGCGAGCCGCGGCCGAAACTGAAGCCGCTGCACTGGGACAAGGTGCGGGCGACCTCCGACCGCGCCATGGTCTGGGACCAGCTGAAGTCAAGCTCATTCCA GTTGGATGAGGACATGATCGAGGCATTGTTCATGAACAACTCAACGCCAGCCGTGCCGTCCAGGGATGCAGGAAGGAAGGCCACCGTGCCGCCGTTGAGGCAGGAGGACAGGGTGCTCGACCCCAAGAAAGCACAGAACATCGCCATCCTGCTCCGTGCGTTGAATGTTACGCGCGAGGAGGTCTCTGATGCACTGTTGGATG GTAACGCTGAATGCTTGGGAACTGAACTTTTGGAAACTTTAGTCAAGATGGCTCCTACTAAAGAGGAAGAACTCAAACTACGAGATTATAATGGTGACTTGTCGAAACTTGGTTCTGCAGAGCGCTTTCTCAAAGCTGTGCTTGATATACCATTTGCCTTCAAAAGAGTTGATGCCATGCTATACCGAGCCAATTTCGAGACTGAAATAAATTACTTAAGGAAATCTTTTGAAACGCTAGAG gcAGCCTGCGAAGATCTTAGAGGCAGTAGGTTGTTCCTGAAACTCCTCGAAGCAGTGCTGAGAACTGGGAACCGGATGAATGTTGGCACAAACCGGGGTGAGGCCAAAGCCTTCAAGCTTGACACTCTCCTAAAACTTGCTGACGTCAAGGGCACTGATGGTAAAACAACGCTATTGCATTTTGTCGTCCAAGAAATCATTCGATCAGAAGATGcaaaatcagaaaaagaaaGTGCCATTGTTATTCATAGCTCTAAAGACGAGCAGTTACGAAGGCAAGGCCTGAAACTTGTGTCCGGGCTCAGCAGCGAGCTAGGAAATGTCAAGAAAGCAGCTATGATGGACTTCGATGTGTTGCACGGTTATGTGAATAAGCTAGAAACAGGCCTTGAAAAGATCAAGTCAGTTTTGCAGCTCGAGGGGCAATGCACCCAAGGGCAGAAATTCTTTACGACAATGCAAAGTTTTCTGAAGGAAGCTGATAAGGAGATCGAGCAAGTGAGAGGCGAGGAGAAGAGGGCTTTGGTGAGAGTAAAAGACATCACCGAGTACTTCCATGGCGACACCGCGAAAGAGGAAGCACACCCTCTTAGGATATTCATGGTGGTGAGGGACTTCCTCTCGACGCTGGATCATGTCTGCAAGGAGGTTGGCCGGATGCAGCAGGACAGAACGGTCATCGGGTCGGCCAGGTCATTCCGCATCTCGGCTACGACCTCATTGCCAGTTCTAAGTCTCTATGGACAACGAAGAGAGAACAACTCTGACGATGACAGTTCATCTTCATAG
- the LOC117838294 gene encoding uncharacterized protein, translated as MSSAPPSHQSKPSQHRRQHHNPGPRQPPPPQRYVPKSASPAAPKPSPPSQPSLTTALRSSTASSSASGSGTGRNTSGSVGGGEADGFVAYLPHDEAVAAGLGGLDAHESQAVVDLLNDALAALLRAKPREFWRQVAQNTSLHDFLDSYLQFRHRWYDLPHRAPKGAVAGLVVGELELCRRVFMVLYRISSNKDPGAGRGESLSLKEHTALLLEKKLLDLPKLLDICAIYEHDNNKLTSSLVTNAINVQPNALDGINIVIPEFLGIFHTMHDRCMASLQVLTSTGSIDNGYVQLCKDFLEVLDFINDAIVTLDSFVGAYQPAALLFCTNFEMNYGVEELLNTLSRLYDSLLPSLLQGFKVMSKSQSNREASPDSMLSDTALGIRMLSKRTIKFGWRLLHYCYLNDQLKEHDAQTSTKMFPANVEDPMIRGDILVQTLKDINREAAYSSQLNHGSTFLQSLESEFQLMSQIDNIRNKGWIYMDDEQFQFISRLCGSTHSWNSVPDLPVSSHGGELQQKDEETAMIESKISQIRDLFPDYGKGFLAACLEAYNLNPEEVIQRILEGTLHQDLLALDTSLEEMPQKKLTPTAVKDKGKGILVETAPQITAKPYKVAEACYVVQDGPSSATSSASQGPSSAISSASQGPSSAVSSEFQGSSTSSVSSVPQGRFTRKANDDLPDTAILDSKNAKEAVRSVILDSQYEYEDEYDDSFDDLGFSVVESSYEETDGANDTDASSHGPRWSSQKKPQFYVKDGKNYSYKVAGSVAVSSAREAAVMRQTQKDTIYGLGRGGNVPFGAPSRQHIDVEEEEVDAANNYSGGISNPRGRGRRGGGRGQGNPQENENPSGRGYGRGGRRGGWNQGYLAEENGNPNGQQGFGRGGRRGGSNQGNPAEEDANSNGRQEGFGRGARRGGRNHDRSSEDNEDHDPAQGFARGGPAPRGGGPGRGGGRNHHRRDRAMKKHMQGLTGL; from the exons ATGTCGTCCGCGCCGCCCTCTCACCAATCCAAACCCTCCCAGCACCGTCGCCAGCACCACAACCCTGGACcgaggcagccgccgccgccgcagcgctaCGTTCCCAAATCCGCCTCCCCCGCGGCCCCAAAACCTTCGCCCCCGTCCCAGCCATCGCTCACCACTGCGCTCCGATCGTCGACCGCCTCGTCCTCCGCATCCGGCTCCGGCACCGGCAGGAACACTAGCGGCAGCGTTGGTGGCGGGGAGGCTGATGGATTCGTCGCGTACCTGCCGCATGACGAGGCGGTCGCGGCGGGGCTCGGTGGCCTCGACGCACACGAGTCGCAGGCCGTCGTCGACCTCCTTAACGacgcgctcgccgcgctcctccggGCCAAACCTCGAGAGTTCTGGCGCCAGG TGGCACAGAATACATCTTTGCATGACTTCCTGGATAGTTACCTACAATTCAGGCACCGTTGGTATGATTTGCCACACCGGGCCCCAAAGGGGGCAGTAGCAGGTTTGGTTGTTGGGGAGCTTGAGCTTTGCCGTCGTGTGTTTATGGTCCTCTACCGCAT ATCCTCAAACAAGGATCCTGGAGCAGGTCGTGGCGAGTCCCTTAGTTTGAAGGAGCATACAG CCCTGCTGCTGGAGAAAAAATTGCTTGATCTGCCAAAATTGTTGGATATATGTGCTATATATGAGCATGACAACAACAAGTTAACAAGTTCACTG GTTACAAATGCTATTAATGTGCAGCCAAATGCCCTGGATGGCATTAATATTGTCATTCCTGAGTTCCTTGGCATTTTCCACACGATGCATGATAGGTGCATGGCATCCTTACAG GTGCTCACTTCAACCGGATCAATTGATAATGGATATGTTCAACTTTGTAAAGATTTCTTGGAG GTGTTAGATTTTATAAATGATGCAATTGTTACTCTGGATTCCTTTGTTGGTGCTTATCAACCTGCTGCTTTATTGTTCTGTACTAATTTTGAAATGAA CTATGGTGTTGAGGAATTACTGAATACTCTTTCAAGGTTGTACGATTCATTGTTACCATCATTGCTTCAGGGTTTTAAAGTTATGTCCAAGTCCCAGAGCAATAGAGAGGCATCACCTGACAGCATGCTTAGTGACACTGCTCTTGGTATAAGGATGTTGTCAAAGAGAACAATCAAATTCGGTTGGAGATTGTTGCACTACTGCTATTTAAATGATCAACTTAAGGAGCACGATGCTCAAACTTCTACTAAGATGTTTCCAGCTAATGTTGAAGACCCTATGATCAGGGGAGATATCTTGGTTCAAACACTAAAAGATATAAATAGAGAAGCCGCATACTCTTCTCAACTGAACCATGGAAGTACTTTCCTCCAATCACTAGAAAGTGAATTTCAGTTAATGAGTCAGATTGACAACATTCGGAACAAAG GATGGATATACATGGATGATGAGCAATTCCAGTTCATATCACGTTTGTGTGGATCTACTCACTCTTGGAATAGTGTACCTGATTTGCCAGTCTCTTCTCATGGTGGTGAATTACAACAAAAGGATGAGGAAACTGCGATGATTGAGTCCAAGATTAGTCAGATAAGGGACCTTTTCCCTGATTATGGGAAGGGTTTCCTTGCTGCTTGCCTGGAAGCCTACAACCTGAACCCTGAGGAAGTTATCCAAAGGATATTAGAAGGAACACTTCATCAAGATCTTCTAGCTCTGGATACTTCATTGGAAGAGATGCCACAGAAAAAACTCACACCAACTGCTGTGAAAGATAAAGGAAAGGGCATATTAGTGGAGACTGCACCTCAAATTACAGCGAAACCTTATAAAGTTGCTGAGGCATGTTACGTTGTTCAAGATGGTCCATCTTCTGCAACTTCATCAGCATCCCAGGGCCCTTCTTCTGCAATTTCATCAGCATCACAGGGCCCATCTTCTGCAGTTTCATCAGAATTCCAGGGATCATCAACTTCATCTGTATCATCTGTCCCACAAGGTAGATTTACGAGGAAAGCCAATGATGATTTGCCTGACACTGCAATTCTGGACTCAAAAAATGCTAAAGAAGCTGTTAGATCTGTTATCCTTGACTCCCAATATGAATATGAGGACGAGTATGATGATTCATTTGATGATCTTGGCTTCAGTGTGGTAGAGTCAAGTTATGAGGAAACTGATGGTGCCAATGACACTGACGCTTCATCACATGGCCCAAGATGGAGTTCACAGAAGAAACCGCAGTTTTATGTCAAGGATGGGAAGAATTACAGTTATAAGGTTGCTGGTTCAGTTGCTGTATCCAGTGCTCGAGAAGCAGCTGTCATGAGGCAAACTCAAAAAGATACAATCTATGGTCTTGGCCGTGGTGGAAATGTTCCTTTCGGTGCTCCAAGTAGGCAACATATAGAtgtcgaggaagaggaggttgaTGCTGCAAACAACTACAGCGGAGGAATTTCAAATCCCCGTGGACGAGGAAGAAGGGGGGGTGGCAGGGGTCAAGGCAACCCTCAGGAGAATGAGAACCCCAGTGGACGAGGCTATGGCCGCGGTGGTAGAAGAGGGGGCTGGAATCAAGGCTACCTGGCTGAGGAAAATGGGAACCCTAATGGTCAACAAGGATTTGGCCGTGGTGGTAGAAGAGGGGGCTCAAATCAGGGCAATCCAGCTGAGGAAGACGCCAACTCTAATGGCAGACAAGAAGGTTTTGGCCGTGGTGCAAGACGAGGGGGAAGGAACCATGACCGTTCATCAGAGGACAATGAGGATCATGATCCAGCACAAGGCTTTGCTCGAGGTGGGCCAGCGCCCAGGGGTGGTGGCCCTGGAAGAGGAGGTGGCCGGAATCATCACAGGAGAGATCGGGCCATGAAGAAGCATATGCAAGGATTGACAGGGCTTTAG